A single Amphiura filiformis chromosome 8, Afil_fr2py, whole genome shotgun sequence DNA region contains:
- the LOC140159538 gene encoding uncharacterized protein B0403.1-like: MMGTDLQQVEHHPYLGVELSSKLDWGPHINNITGKARKSLNFLQRNLHKCPENIKQQAYTSLVRPILEYSCTAWDPYHKKHISALESVQRKAARFVKGNYQRKASVSDMLQELNWPSLQDRRTATRLTMLHKINSGDLPLSIPEKFISVDDIPDRAETRSQRPNQYINHGARTMTHKYSFYPRTITQWNILPASIIHESTSTKSFNTKVWSYIQTHSAQLYTGEPVDSTPASSN; this comes from the coding sequence ATGATGGGGACTGACCTACAACAAGTTGAACACCATCCGTACCTGGGTGTAGAACTCTCGTCAAAGCTAGACTGGGGTCCacacataaataacatcacaGGCAAAGCCCGGAAATCTCTCAACTTCCTTCAACGCAACCTACACAAATGTCCTGAGAATATCAAACAGCAGGCATACACTTCTCTAGTAAGACCGATCTTGGAGTATTCGTGTACAGCATGGGATCCCTATCACAAGAAGCACATTTCAGCCCTTGAATCAGTCCAGAGGAAAGCGGCCCGCTTTGTGAAAGGGAACTATCAACGGAAGGCCAGCGTTTCCGATATGCTTCAGGAGCTGAATTGGCCCTCTCTTCAAGACAGAAGAACAGCAACACGTCTGACCATGCTGCACAAGATCAACTCAGGTGATCTTCCACTCTCCATCCCCGAGAAGTTTATATCTGTTGATGACATTCCTGACAGAGCAGAAACCCGTAGCCAAAGACCAAACCAATACATCAACCACGGTGCCAGAACCATGACTCACAAGTATAGCTTCTACCCCCGTACCATCACCCAGTGGAACATACTTCCTGCATCCATCATTCACGAGTCAACATCAACCAAATCGTTCAACACCAAGGTCTGGAGCTACATACAGACTCACTCAGCTCAGCTGTACACAGGCGAGCCAGTGGATTCAACCCCAGCCTCATCAAACTAA
- the LOC140159539 gene encoding uncharacterized protein has translation MADSRRSLHALFTLVTLFTSRSCNTKQFGCLPEVTNCFYLWLMFLLILLSGDIEENPGPTKFPCGLCNKPVAYTHRGVECDGCFQWFHIKCGGVSGKLYKEFMNSQQGFSWICPHCAMPSFSSSLFGDLMTDTENSFSLLAESDSDSDEPPDKDIDPDPVPMTSSPAPASNQGKPNTARKRPQRKFKLMTVNCAGLKGTGKRNQLASLINLEQPDIVMGTESHIDSSFSSAEVFPANYKVQRKDRDRNGGGVFVAYKDDIVASEVTGVGKKCELTMIKVKSGKSPPVYFGSFYRVPNRDNSSLLSLHSDLEKLFKGRTIPRVILMGDFNLPSIDWETNTICPNPQYGYLVNETMLDMTNGYFLDQLVMESTRLDNTLDLLLTNTPDSLARVRAIPGISDHEAVTADCNIDITRNKKKPRTIYLHNKADNETMEKDLTSFSTDFCETWKSRSASANWSYFKQEVKNIMDKNVPTKRLKASGDLPWMTSEIKRLMKWRKRRYTTYKKYKSKKNWDKYT, from the coding sequence ATGGCGGATTCCCGCCGTAGTCTACATGCATTGTTTACATTGGTTACATTGTTTACATCGCGATCATGTAACACCAAACAGTTTGGCTGCTTGCCTGAAGTCACTAATTGCTTCTACCTATGGCTGATGTTCCTTCTCATCTTGCTGAGTGGGGATATTGAAGAAAATCCTGGCCCTACCAAATTCCCTTGTGGCTTGTGTAATAAACCAGTGGCATATACCCACAGAGGAGTTGAATGTGATGGCTGTTTTCAATGGTTCCATATTAAATGTGGTGGAGTGTCTGGTAAATTGTACAAAGAATTCATGAACAGTCAACAGGGGTTCAGCTGGATTTGTCCGCATTGTGCCATGCCGAGCTTTAGTAGTAGCCTATTTGGTGACCTGATGACAGACACAGAAAACTCATTCAGCTTATTAGCAGAATCCGACTCTGATTCTGATGAGCCACCCGATAAAGATATTGATCCTGATCCTGTCCCGATGACTTCTAGTCCTGCGCCTGCATCAAATCAGGGGAAACCAAACACAGCCCGTAAACGTCCCCAACGCAAGTTTAAGCTCATGACCGTCAATTGTGCTGGACTGAAGGGTACAGGGAAAAGAAACCAACTTGCTTCCTTGATCAACCTTGAACAACCTGATATTGTTATGGGAACTGAGTCCCATATTGACAGCTCCTTCAGTAGTGCTGAAGTATTTCCTGCCAACTACAAAGTCCAACGCAAGGATAGAGATAGAAATGGTGGCGGAGTTTTTGTTGCGTACAAGGATGATATTGTTGCTAGCGAAGTGACCGGAGTTGGGAAGAAGTGTGAGCTAACCATGATTAAAGTCAAATCTGGGAAATCACCACCAGTTTACTTTGGAAGCTTCTACAGAGTTCCAAATAGAGACAACTCCAGCCTGCTAAGTCTTCATAGTGATCTTGAGAAGCTGTTCAAAGGTCGTACCATCCCCAGAGTTATTCTCATGGGTGACTTTAACCTGCCATCAATTGATTGGGAAACCAACACAATCTGTCCAAATCCACAGTATGGCTACTTAGTTAATGAGACAATGCTTGATATGACAAATGGCTACTTCTTGGATCAACTTGTGATGGAGTCTACACGACTGGATAATACTCTAGATCTGCTGCTTACCAATACACCAGATAGCTTGGCCAGAGTTAGAGCCATTCCAGGTATTAGTGACCATGAAGCTGTCACGGCCGACTGTAACATCGACATCACAAGGAATAAGAAGAAACCCAGAACCATCTACTTGCACAATAAAGCTGACAATGAGACTATGGAGAAAGATCTTACCTCCTTCAGCACTGATTTCTGTGAGACTTGGAAATCAAGATCTGCATCAGCCAATTGGTCTTACTTCAAGCAAGAAGTGAAGAACATAATGGATAAGAATGTTCCTACTAAGCGTCTTAAAGCTAGTGGAGACCTTCCCTGGATGACATCCGAGATCAAACGACTGATGAAGTGGAGGAAGCGGCGGTACACCACCTATAAGAAATACAAGTCTAAGAAGAACTGGGACAAGTACACTTAA